The Chelonia mydas isolate rCheMyd1 chromosome 3, rCheMyd1.pri.v2, whole genome shotgun sequence genome includes a region encoding these proteins:
- the HTR1B gene encoding 5-hydroxytryptamine receptor 1B — MEQAAPCQPAPDNLKVLQTNDSYHDRNCSAAEGIYQDATPLSWKIVLTIILALITLATMLSNAFVIATVYQTRKLHTPANYLIASLAVTDLLVSILVMPISTMYTVTGKWTLGQIVCDVWLSSDITCCTASILHLCVIALDRYWAITDAVEYSTKRTPKRAAGMIALVWVFSISISMPPLFWRQAKAEEVSDCVVNTDHILYTVYSTVGAFYFPTLLLIALYGRIYVEARSRILKQSPTKTGKRLTRAHLITDSPGSSSSVTSINSKAPEASSETGSPVYMNQVKVKISDALLEKKKLTAARERKATKTLGIILGAFIVCWLPFFIITLVLPICKDACWFHMAIFDFFTWLGYLNSLINPIIYTMSNEDFKQAFHKLMRFRCRS; from the coding sequence ATGGAGCAAGCGGCTCCCTGCCAGCCAGCACCCGACAACCTGAAGGTGCTTCAGACCAATGACTCGTACCACGACCGCAATTGCAGTGCAGCGGAGGGGATCTACCAAGATGCCACTCCGCTCTCCTGGAAGATAGTCCTCACCATTATCTTGGCTCTTATCACTCTCGCCACCATGCTCTCTAATGCATTTGTAATTGCAACCGTCTACCAGACGAGGAAATTGCACACTCCGGCCAACTATCTCATAGCCTCCCTGGCTGTCACGGACCTTCTTGTGTCTATCCTTGTCATGCCCATTAGCACCATGTATACTGTGACCGGGAAATGGACTTTGGGCCAGATCGTCTGCGATGTATGGCTGTCTTCGGATATTACTTGTTGCACAGCCTCCATCCTCCACTTGTGTGTCATCGCCCTGGACAGATACTGGGCGATCACCGATGCAGTTGAATATTCTACCAAAAGGACTCCCAAGAGGGCAGCGGGCATGATCGCTTTGGTCTGGGTCTTCTCTATCTCCATCTCCATGCCGCCTTTGTTTTGGCGTCAAGCGAAAGCGGAAGAAGTTTCTGACTGTGTGGTGAACACAGACCACATACTGTACACCGTTTACTCCACAGTGGGAGCCTTCTACTTCCCCACCTTGCTGCTGATAGCCCTCTATGGAAGGATCTATGTGGAAGCCAGATCTCGGATTTTGAAACAGTCGCCAACGAAAACAGGCAAAAGATTAACAAGGGCTCATTTAATAACCGACTCCCCCGGATCATCGTCATCTGTCACCTCCATAAACTCGAAGGCCCCAGAGGCTTCCAGTGAAACCGGATCTCCTGTATATATGAATCAGGTCAAGGTGAAGATCTCGGATGCCCTTCTGGAGAAAAAGAAGCTCACCGCTGCTAGGGAGCGGAAAGCTACCAAGACTTTAGGGATTATTTTAGGAGCCTTCATTGTCTGTTGGTTGCCCTTCTTCATCATCACTTTGGTGTTGCCTATTTGCAAGGACGCTTGCTGGTTCCACATGGCCATCTTTGACTTTTTCACCTGGCTAGGATATCTCAACTCTTTAATCAATCCCATAATCTATACAATGTCCAATGAAGACTTCAAACAAGCTTTTCATAAATTGATGCGTTTTAGATGCAGAAGCTGA